A segment of the Novipirellula caenicola genome:
TGAACCAGGATGAAGATTGCAAGCAATCGACACTGCTTCAAGGCACCTCTTGTTACTCGGTTTGCGGCCTTGGTTTGTTGCCACAAAGTTCCAAGAGGGGCAAAGTTTACGCAAACTAATTTGGCTGTCAAAGGGAATACACACCTCGAACTGACAAATTTGGCCGCTTTTTTGCTCGAGACTCCGCCAACTGCCGTATTTTTCCGTGTTTTGGCACGACAAAATACTGCGTGATTCGTTGCCGAGAGTCTCATCCCGCTTGGGAATCCTTTTCTTCGGCCCACCGCCTGCCAACTCTTAACCTTTCCATCAAGATTCTCGCAATTTTTGAGCAAGATTCCAAGTTGCAAAAGACAAAGTACCGCGATCGACCGCGGGATTGACGGCTGAAAAGGGGCGAAGTTTTCGCCATCCCATTTCCCATTCTTGCCACGCCATGCTTGGTCGCGATCCCGCTTTTGACTAAATCCCCCTCGCTGGGACCTGACCCTTGGTTGCTTTCGCTGACTCCTTCAAGAAAATCGACATTCCCACCGAAGGTAAGGTTCGTGCACAATAACTGGTATTGCTGCAAAACCTAAAGACCGGAAAGATCCGGCGATTGTCTGTGACTCCGTCTACTAGCCTTGCTGAAAATATGGATGCTCGGTTGCTGACGGTACTCCCTCCCCCTCCCAAGACTCTATGATGGAATGTTTGGCATGAAGGATCTTCCTCGCTCCGTACGACCTCTACGATGCAAAGCCCGCGTCGCACGCGTGGTTGATTTGATTCACAAGCTGAAAAGCCCGTTTTCGAACGCCGATCGCACGGTATCGACTACCGCAGCCCGCATCGCCACAGGCTTGTTGGTGGGCGGATGGCTTGGCGTTCAAACCGCAGCCGCTGCGACGCCGTCGGCGAAAGACGCGTTGCAATTGAAACCGGTTCAAGCCGACGTGGATTACGAAGTGGTTGAGCCATCCGAGGTGGCAAATTGCACCGTCACCGACTTGGAATACAACGATTGGTCAGGCTGGGAAGTACGGTCCGGTGACGGCACGTTGCTTCGCCGTTTTGCCGACACCAACGGCGACAATAAAGTCGACTTGTGGTGTTATTTCAAATTTGGCGTCGAGGTCTATCGTGACATTGACCGCGACTATAACACCAAGGCCGATCAATACCGTTGGCTCGGTACCGCCGGAACGCGTTGGGGGATCGACGAAAACGAAGACGGAAAAATCGATTCCTGGAAACAAATTTCGCCCGAAGAGGTGACCGCCGAAGTCGTCTCGGCATTGGCTGATCGCGATGCCGGCCGGTTTGCTCGACTGTTGGCGACCGGCAAAGACCTCGAGTCCATCGGATTGGGCAGTGATACCGTTCGCCGTTTGGCCAGCAAGGCGTCACGTGCGGCGAAAGACTTTTCCGACTTTGCCAAACGGCAAAAAGCGGTTGGGCGCGACGCGAAATGGGTTCAGTTTGCTGCGGCCACTCCCGGTGTTGTTCCCAGTGGAACCGATGGATCGACTTCGGACATCACGGTGTACGAAAACGCGGTTGCCATGTTCGAAGACGCAACCGGCAACGGACAATTGTTGGTTGGCACGATCATTCGTGTGAACGACGCGTGGCGGATCGTTGATTTGCCTTCGGTAGGCGAAGGTGGCGACGCGGTGGCTCAATCGTCCGGCAATTTTTTCACGCCTGGCGGGCTGGCTCAATCGGCTGCCTCGCTTGACTCGGGGCTAGGAGCTCAATCTCAACAATTGGTTACCGATCTGGAAGAGATCGATCGCAAACTTGCCTCGACAAGCAACCCCAAGGACTTGGCGAAACTGCACGAAGCGAGGACTCAATTGGTCTCGCGATTGATTAAATCGACCACCAATCCCGAGGACCGAGATGCCTGGACTCGCCAATTGGTCGACACCGTCAGTATGGCCACCCAAAGCGGCGTTTATCCCGATGGAATCAAGCAGTTGCAATCGATCGCTCGTTCGCTTGGCGACAACAATGAATCGCTGCGAGCTTACGCGGAATACATGTTGATCGGTGCCCAGTACGCACAGCGGCAAACCCCGGATGCGGATTTTGCCGAGGTCCAAAAATGGTATTTGGAAACGCTGACCGAGTTTGTCGATCGCTATCCACGGATGCCTGAATCGGCTCAAGCGATGTTGCAACTTGCACTCAGCAAAGAGTTCGAAGACAAGGAAAAAGACGCACTGGGCTACTACAAAAAAGTGGCAGCAGCGTTCCCCGGCACCGATACCGCCGAGAAGGCCGAAGGCGCCGTTCGACGACTTGAGTCGGTCGGAAAAGTCATCGATTTGCAAGGGAATTCGATCGATGGAAAGCCATTCCGTCTGTCGCAACTGCGTGGACGTCCCGTCGTTCTGCATTACTGGGCGACCTGGTGCGAACCGTGCAAACAGGACATGAAATTGCTGCGAGCTCTGCAAGCACGCTACCAGAAAGCGGGCTTGGTGTTGGTCGGTGTGAACGTTGATGCTACCAGCGAAATGGCCAAGGGATTCTTGAAGCAGAACCCGTTGCCATGGATCCAATTGTTTGACGATGGAGGGCTCGAATCGAGCGACTTGGCAAAAACATTTGGCGTTCAAACGTTGCCGACCATGATGTTGATCGACGATCGAGGACGGGTGGTTCGCCATAACGTTCGCGCCGCCGAACTGGAATCGGAACTCGACAAATTGGCT
Coding sequences within it:
- a CDS encoding redoxin domain-containing protein, coding for MKDLPRSVRPLRCKARVARVVDLIHKLKSPFSNADRTVSTTAARIATGLLVGGWLGVQTAAAATPSAKDALQLKPVQADVDYEVVEPSEVANCTVTDLEYNDWSGWEVRSGDGTLLRRFADTNGDNKVDLWCYFKFGVEVYRDIDRDYNTKADQYRWLGTAGTRWGIDENEDGKIDSWKQISPEEVTAEVVSALADRDAGRFARLLATGKDLESIGLGSDTVRRLASKASRAAKDFSDFAKRQKAVGRDAKWVQFAAATPGVVPSGTDGSTSDITVYENAVAMFEDATGNGQLLVGTIIRVNDAWRIVDLPSVGEGGDAVAQSSGNFFTPGGLAQSAASLDSGLGAQSQQLVTDLEEIDRKLASTSNPKDLAKLHEARTQLVSRLIKSTTNPEDRDAWTRQLVDTVSMATQSGVYPDGIKQLQSIARSLGDNNESLRAYAEYMLIGAQYAQRQTPDADFAEVQKWYLETLTEFVDRYPRMPESAQAMLQLALSKEFEDKEKDALGYYKKVAAAFPGTDTAEKAEGAVRRLESVGKVIDLQGNSIDGKPFRLSQLRGRPVVLHYWATWCEPCKQDMKLLRALQARYQKAGLVLVGVNVDATSEMAKGFLKQNPLPWIQLFDDGGLESSDLAKTFGVQTLPTMMLIDDRGRVVRHNVRAAELESELDKLAK